ACTTCCGATAAATCCATACCCTTAGGATAAAACTCCCTTAAAAGTCCATTACTATTTTCATTTGTACCCTTTTGCCATGCACAGTAGGGGTCACAAAAATAAGTTTTACATCCTAACTCTTTTTCTATTTTCTCAAATTCTGAAAATTCTTTACCTCTATCAAAAGTTATTGTTTTCACTAATTCTTTGGGAAAATCTTTTAGTGCATTGATTATTGCAGGTGTTACATTTTCTGATTTTCTATTTTCAACTAGAATTGCTATATAGTATCTAGATTTTCTTTCTGCTAAAGTTACGAAACAGTATCCACTTTTTCTTTTATGATCGAACCTGCCTGATTCTACTGTATCTGCTTCCCAGTGACCTAGCTCTTGCCTTTTGTATATTTCTTTAGGTCTTTTCTTAATAGTTCTGCCTTTATCGTTAAATTTTCCTCTTTTTTCTGCTGGTCTTTTAAATCTTCCTTTTCTTCTCAAATTTTCCATACTGGTTTTTGGCAGTTTTTTTGCGTGTATAAGCCTATATATAGTTGATGTAGATGGTATATGATTAATAGAATTTGTATTTCTATTTGATATTTGTTCAGGTGACCAATGTTCATTAATTTTTATAGTTAAATACTCAATAACATCTTTAGAAAACTTGGTTTTCCTATGACAATCTTTCCTTCTATGACGATATTTGTCATTTGCCTTTATTGGGAAGTATTTAGTGTAACTTCCTCTACTGGATTTTATTTTAGAAGAATTTCTTTTAATTTCTCGAGATATTGTACCAGGTGACCTTTTAAGTGCTTGTGCAATTTTTCTTATACTCATTCCTAAATTTAAAAATTGATAGATACAAGATCTCTCTTCTATGGTAAGATGGTTATAGCTCATAGTTAATCGCTCCTTTTAATATGTTTTGTTTGGTCACTTACATATTAACACAGCTGATTAGCTATGAGTTATTTTATGTTGCACTTGTTATGATAAATTATCAATTCAAAAACAACCATTTAATTTCGAAAAATAAATGGTTGTTGATTTTATAAATTTATATGTTGGACAATCCTTTTGGCAAAAGTATTTTGACTTAGGTTTTTAAATTTTCTGAACCGAAATTCAAAAGTATATTCTTATTTAGAAATTTTCATTTTTCCAAAAATTAGTCCAAATTAATTGCAACTTTCGTTTCTGTTTGTTTGCAAACTCCGCATTGTTTTGCTTTTGGATCTATTTTTTGTAATATTTCAAGAGATTTATCCACATCTTTTGCGTCTACTACAACTACCATTCCAATTCCCATGTTAAATGTGGAGAACATTTCTTTTGTTTCTACATTTCCCCATTCTTGAATAGCTTTGAATACAGGATCAATTTCTGATTCTTTTAGGTCGAATTCTATTCCGATATTTTCAGGTAACATTCTTGGTACGTTTTCGTACAATCCACCACCTGTTATGTGGGCAATACCTTTAATTTCAACTTCTTTTAATAAAGCTGAGATTTCTTTTTCGTAAATTCTCGTAGGAACCAAAAGTCTTTCTCCAACTGTAGTATCTTCAAATTTGTCGGATAATTTTACATTAGCCATATCCAACGCTGCTCTTACAAGTGAAAATCCATTGCTGTGAACTCCGCTTGAAGATAGAGAAATTGCAACGTCTCCTTCTTTAATTCCACTTCCATCTATTATTTTGTCGCGATCGACAATACCAACTGCAAATCCTGCCAAATCATAATCATTTTCTTTGTATAATCCTGGCATTTCTGCAGTTTCTCCACCGATTAATGCACATTCAGATTGTGTACAACCTTCTGCTACACCACGAACCAAATCTGCCATTTTTTCTGGTTTCAAACTTCCTGTCGCGATATAATCCAAGAAAAACAATGGCTTTGCTCCTTGGCACAAAACATCATTAACGCACATTGCAACCAAATCAATACCAACTGTATCGTGTTTGTCTAGTTCCATTGCTAATTTGATTTTTGTTCCAACTCCATCAGTTCCACTAACCAATACAGGTTCTTTCATATCGGAGATTTCTGGCTTAAATAAACCAGCAAATCCACCGATACCTGTTAGAACTTCTTTGCCATGAGTTTTCTTTACGATTTCTTTTATTATTTGAACTTCTTCGTAGCCTTTTTCTTTATCTACACCAGAATCTTTGTAAGTTAATCCCATTATATTTCTTCTAACTCCTTGTCAGAATCAATTACAGCTTGTTTCATTTCTTCTTTGTAGTCTTTTAATTTTTGAGCTAGTTTTTCATCAGACAAAGCAATCATTTGAGCTGCCAAGATAGCTGCGTTTTCTCCACCGTCGATTGCTACAGTTGCAACTGGAACTCCTTTTGGCATTTGAACGATTGAATACAAAGCATCCATTCCAGCAAGCGCAGATCCTTTTACAGGAATTCCTATAACTGGTTTTGTTGTCATTCCTGCTGTTACTCCACCCAAGTGTGCTGCTTTTCCAGCGATTGTGATGTAAACTTTGCAGTCGTCTTTTTCAACTGTTTCTTTTAAAACATCCAATGCTCTGTGTGCTGAAATTACTGATACTTCGTAAGAAAGTTCGAATTTTTTCAACATTTTAGTAACTTTTTTTGCAACTTCAATATCTGAACTGCTTCCCATTATTAATCTAATATCCATTGTTTGCTCCTATTTTTTTGTATAGTTTGGAGATTCTCTAGTAATAGTAATATCATGTGGATGATTTTCTACAAGTGTTGCTGGAGAAATCTTCACGAATTTTGATTTTTCTTTTAATTCAACTAAGTCTTTGCTTCCTACATAACCCATACCTGAACGAAGTCCACCAACTAATTGGTACACAACTTCTGCTACAGATCCTTTGTAAGCAACTCTACCTTCTACACCTTCTGGAACGTATTTCTTAGTGTTGTTTTGGAAATATCTGTCGCCACTTCCAGCTTTCATAGCACCAAGTGAACCCATTCCTCTGTATTCTTTGTATTGTCTGCCTTCTAATACAACTAATTCTCCAGGGCTTTCTTCTGTACCAGCGAACAAGCTACCTGCCATGATAACAGATGCCCCTGCTGCTAATGCTTTTGTAATATCTCCTGAATATTTAATACCACCATCGGCGATGATTGGAATACCGTGTTTATCAGCTTCTTTTGCACATTCGATTATAGCTGTCATTTGAGGAACACCGATACCTGTTACAACTCTTGTCGTACAAATAGATCCAGGTCCAATACCAACTTTAACGCAATCTGCTCCAGCTTCTATCAAATCTCTTGTAGCATCTGCTGTTGCAACGTTACCTGCGATAATTTGAAGATCTGGGAAAGATTCTTTTAATTTTCTTACTGCATTCAAAACTCCTCTTGAATGACCGTGAGCTGTATCAATAGTTACTACGTCAACTTTTGCATCTACCAAAGCTTGGCATCTTTCGATCATATCGTTAGTAATACCAACTGCTGCACCTACTAATAGTCTTCCTTGTGAGTCTCTGGCTGAATTTGGATATTGAATTGTTTTTTCAACATCTTTTGTAGTGATAAGACCTTTTAATTTGAAGTTTTCATCTACAATTGGAAGTTTTTCAATCTTGGCATTCATCATTTTTTCCAAGGCTTCATCCATTGATATGTTTTCGTGACCTGTGATTAAATTGTCCTTAGTCATAACATCTCCGATTGGAAGTTGTTCATCTTTTACGAATCTAACATCTCTGTTAGTTAGGATTCCGACCAAAGTCATATCATCATTTACTATAGGTACACCGCTAATTCTGTAGTGACTCATCAATTTCAAAGCATCAACGATTTTGTCATCTGCAGATAAGTAAAAAGGATCAGTAATTATTCCATTTTCTGAACGTTTAACTCTATCTACTTCTCTTGCTTGTTCTTCAATAGTCATGTTCTTGTGAATAATTCCGATCCCGCCTTGTCTCGCCATAGCGATAGCCATTTTTGACTCAGTTACAGTGTCCATTCCTGCTGACATCATAGGAATGTTCAATTCAATTTTTTTAGTTAATCTTGTTTTCAAGATAGTTTCATTAGGTAACACTTCTGATGGACCTGGTACTAGAAGTACGTCATCAAATGTTAATCCTTCGCCGATAAATTGCATAATACCCTCCTCATAAAATAAATAAAAACTTTGTTAAAAATTTTTAATGTTGAGAATAAATTTACCATACAAATGATCACAAGTCAAGCAAATTTATTCCTTTTATTTTCTTTACAGCTATTATATCAAAAATACAAATTTTTGAGCAAGAAAAAACGCATCAAAAAAACTTTTGACGCGTTCATTTTCTATAATAATTCTACATTTATTTGTTCTGCTACTTCGTTTATTTTATCTGCGTCCAGCTTTTCAACTTCTGACACTCTCGCATTTAAAACCCCAAGAGATAACGCCTTCAACACAGTTTCCATTAC
This Finegoldia magna ATCC 53516 DNA region includes the following protein-coding sequences:
- a CDS encoding IS30 family transposase; translated protein: MSYNHLTIEERSCIYQFLNLGMSIRKIAQALKRSPGTISREIKRNSSKIKSSRGSYTKYFPIKANDKYRHRRKDCHRKTKFSKDVIEYLTIKINEHWSPEQISNRNTNSINHIPSTSTIYRLIHAKKLPKTSMENLRRKGRFKRPAEKRGKFNDKGRTIKKRPKEIYKRQELGHWEADTVESGRFDHKRKSGYCFVTLAERKSRYYIAILVENRKSENVTPAIINALKDFPKELVKTITFDRGKEFSEFEKIEKELGCKTYFCDPYCAWQKGTNENSNGLLREFYPKGMDLSEVNINDLNYNLSLMNNRPRKCIQYKTPKEELFGFLP
- the purM gene encoding phosphoribosylformylglycinamidine cyclo-ligase, whose protein sequence is MGLTYKDSGVDKEKGYEEVQIIKEIVKKTHGKEVLTGIGGFAGLFKPEISDMKEPVLVSGTDGVGTKIKLAMELDKHDTVGIDLVAMCVNDVLCQGAKPLFFLDYIATGSLKPEKMADLVRGVAEGCTQSECALIGGETAEMPGLYKENDYDLAGFAVGIVDRDKIIDGSGIKEGDVAISLSSSGVHSNGFSLVRAALDMANVKLSDKFEDTTVGERLLVPTRIYEKEISALLKEVEIKGIAHITGGGLYENVPRMLPENIGIEFDLKESEIDPVFKAIQEWGNVETKEMFSTFNMGIGMVVVVDAKDVDKSLEILQKIDPKAKQCGVCKQTETKVAINLD
- the purE gene encoding 5-(carboxyamino)imidazole ribonucleotide mutase, with translation MDIRLIMGSSSDIEVAKKVTKMLKKFELSYEVSVISAHRALDVLKETVEKDDCKVYITIAGKAAHLGGVTAGMTTKPVIGIPVKGSALAGMDALYSIVQMPKGVPVATVAIDGGENAAILAAQMIALSDEKLAQKLKDYKEEMKQAVIDSDKELEEI
- the guaB gene encoding IMP dehydrogenase, producing the protein MQFIGEGLTFDDVLLVPGPSEVLPNETILKTRLTKKIELNIPMMSAGMDTVTESKMAIAMARQGGIGIIHKNMTIEEQAREVDRVKRSENGIITDPFYLSADDKIVDALKLMSHYRISGVPIVNDDMTLVGILTNRDVRFVKDEQLPIGDVMTKDNLITGHENISMDEALEKMMNAKIEKLPIVDENFKLKGLITTKDVEKTIQYPNSARDSQGRLLVGAAVGITNDMIERCQALVDAKVDVVTIDTAHGHSRGVLNAVRKLKESFPDLQIIAGNVATADATRDLIEAGADCVKVGIGPGSICTTRVVTGIGVPQMTAIIECAKEADKHGIPIIADGGIKYSGDITKALAAGASVIMAGSLFAGTEESPGELVVLEGRQYKEYRGMGSLGAMKAGSGDRYFQNNTKKYVPEGVEGRVAYKGSVAEVVYQLVGGLRSGMGYVGSKDLVELKEKSKFVKISPATLVENHPHDITITRESPNYTKK